AACTGAATCTGCCTGACCTCGTGCAGTTCGGATGGGTGCCTTTCGGTGCGAAGCAGACAAATATCGAGACGTGGTTCGACGAGGCAGGGAAAGCCGATTTTCGACTGTTGCTGGCCTGCCAACTGCATGCGGAGGGCACGGAGCCGACTTGGTCCGAGGCCGCCGTGGCGATGTTGCTTGCTTCACCGCGCGCGGTCGAGAGCGTCAAGGGAAAGCTCAGGCCTCAGGCGCGGTTATTCCGGCCGATTGCGATGCCGTCCGATTCCGTGGCGGACGCGCTGGAAACGCTGCTGGCTTCGGAGCAGACGCCTCGCGGGCGCATCCGTCATGTGTGGTTGAGTGATTTGCCGCCCCAGAGCCGTCACGCGGCGCTCGGCGCCGTCAAGGATGCCGGACTGGAGCTACCGACGCATGATGTTGATCGCGCGATCGGCAAACCCGGGCCGGTGAGTGGCTTGTTGCTTCAGGCGCTCGCGGCGCAGATGGTGGCACATGGCCAGGGCGCACAACTGGTTGCTTCGCCGAGCGCTCAACAGGTACGGCTGAATTTGATCGGAGCGCAGTGCGCACCGGTGCCTCGCGTCGAGGCGGGCTATATGCGTCGGCTTAGCCTGTCGGTTAGCCTGGGCGGGAGTTGTTGCCTGATCCTGATCATGGTCGCGCTTGATGCTCTCAATGCATCCAGAGGATGGTTCTGGGCCTGCATGACCGGGTTCGTATTGCTGCTCCTGATCCAGCTTGGTGGTTCGTTCCTGAGGCGTGAGCTGTTGGAAGACGATTTTTACCGGCAACTGCGGGATCTCGACGCCGGATATAAGGCCATGTGATGTGTGGCACGGCATCACGCGAGCGACGATCGAATGAGAGTTAGAGCAGAACCTCGAATCCGGATGCGCGGTGCGGAGCCTCGGTCGGCCCTTTTTTCCTAATTGCGTCGCCGCAATCGTCGGCATCCGCGAATTTCCTCCTTGACTCTCGCCGACGAGCGTTTATTCTTCGATCCATAACCAACGGGTTATTGATTTGAATGGACATGCAGAACGCTCACGACATGCTTTTCAGGACGCTTGCCGATCCGACGCGCCGCGCGCTCTTTGAGCGGCTATGCGCGGAGGGCGAGCTGACGGTTGCCGCGCTGACCGCCCATGCGGGCGTGTCGCAGCCGGCCGTGTCGAAGCATCTCGGCGTACTGAAGCAGGCCGGGCTCGTGAATGACCGTCACGAAGGCCGGCAGACGCACTACAGCGCGCAGCCGCAAGCGCTGGCCCCGCTGATCGACTGGACGAGCCAGATGGCAGGCTTCTGGCAGAACCGGTTCGACGCCCTTGAAGATCTGCTCAAAAGGATGGACCAGTAATGAACCAAGCCTCTATCGAAACGCGCTCCGTCGTCGTCGACCGGGAGCTGCCGCATCCGCCGGAGAA
The sequence above is drawn from the Burkholderia stabilis genome and encodes:
- a CDS encoding ArsR/SmtB family transcription factor; the protein is MQNAHDMLFRTLADPTRRALFERLCAEGELTVAALTAHAGVSQPAVSKHLGVLKQAGLVNDRHEGRQTHYSAQPQALAPLIDWTSQMAGFWQNRFDALEDLLKRMDQ